Proteins found in one Corynebacterium freneyi genomic segment:
- the miaB gene encoding tRNA (N6-isopentenyl adenosine(37)-C2)-methylthiotransferase MiaB — protein MTHASPTTENTAPAAAGPRTYEVRTFGCQMNVHDSERLSGLLEDNGYIAVAEGERPDLVVFNTCAVRENADNRLYGTLGRLKPVKDEHPDMQIAVGGCLAQKDKAAVVKKAPWVDVVFGTHNLGSLPTLLERAAHNHEAQVEIKDALEDFPSVLPAKRESPYAGWVSVSVGCNNTCTFCIVPSLRGKERDRRPGDILAEVQALVDQGVTEVTLLGQNVNAYGVHFDDPELERDRSAFSKLLRACGEIEGLERVRFTSPHPAEFTDDVIDAMADTPNVAPQLHMPLQSGSDKVLKEMRRSYRSKKFLGILDKVRERMPHAAITTDIIVGFPGETEEDFQATLDVVERARFTSAFTFQYSPRPGTPAADMPDQVPPHVVKERYGRLIELQERISEEENAKQVGRTLELLVTADDGKKNAETRRMSGRAVDGRLVHFAPVAVDEAEGADSLDDAGRPHIDGEIRPGDFVTVTVTESAPHFLIADSGVTAHRRTRAGDMWEAGNTPTTAPIGVGLGLPGVGRPSTPAVNQTMNQDRGCGCD, from the coding sequence GTGACGCACGCCAGCCCCACCACCGAAAACACCGCCCCCGCAGCCGCCGGCCCCCGCACCTACGAAGTGCGGACCTTCGGCTGCCAGATGAACGTCCACGACTCCGAGCGCCTGTCCGGCCTGCTGGAGGACAACGGCTACATCGCCGTCGCCGAGGGCGAACGACCCGACCTGGTCGTGTTCAACACCTGCGCCGTGCGCGAAAACGCCGACAACCGCCTCTACGGCACGCTCGGCAGGCTCAAGCCGGTCAAGGACGAGCACCCCGACATGCAGATCGCCGTCGGCGGGTGCCTGGCGCAGAAGGACAAGGCCGCCGTCGTGAAGAAGGCGCCGTGGGTCGACGTGGTCTTCGGCACCCACAACCTCGGCTCGCTGCCGACGCTGCTGGAACGCGCCGCCCACAACCACGAGGCGCAGGTCGAAATCAAGGACGCGCTCGAGGACTTCCCGTCGGTGCTGCCCGCCAAGCGCGAATCGCCGTACGCCGGGTGGGTATCGGTGTCGGTGGGCTGCAACAACACCTGCACCTTCTGCATCGTGCCGTCGCTGCGCGGCAAGGAACGCGACCGCCGCCCGGGCGACATCCTCGCCGAGGTGCAGGCGCTGGTCGACCAGGGCGTCACCGAGGTCACGCTGTTGGGGCAGAACGTCAACGCCTACGGCGTGCATTTCGACGACCCGGAACTCGAACGCGACCGCAGCGCGTTTTCCAAGCTGCTGCGCGCCTGCGGCGAGATCGAAGGCCTGGAGCGCGTGCGGTTCACGTCGCCGCACCCGGCGGAGTTCACCGACGACGTCATCGACGCGATGGCCGACACCCCCAACGTCGCCCCGCAGCTGCACATGCCGCTGCAGTCGGGTTCGGACAAGGTGCTCAAGGAGATGCGCCGGTCCTACCGTTCGAAGAAGTTCCTCGGCATCCTGGACAAGGTTCGCGAGCGGATGCCGCATGCGGCGATCACCACCGACATCATCGTCGGCTTTCCCGGCGAGACCGAGGAGGACTTCCAGGCGACCCTCGACGTCGTCGAGCGCGCTCGCTTCACCTCGGCGTTCACGTTCCAGTACTCGCCGCGCCCGGGCACCCCGGCGGCCGACATGCCCGACCAGGTGCCGCCGCACGTGGTCAAGGAGCGCTACGGCCGCCTCATCGAGCTGCAGGAGCGCATCAGCGAGGAGGAGAACGCAAAGCAGGTCGGCCGCACCCTCGAGCTGCTGGTCACCGCCGACGATGGCAAGAAGAACGCCGAAACCCGCCGCATGTCGGGGCGCGCGGTCGATGGGCGGCTCGTTCACTTCGCGCCGGTCGCAGTGGACGAGGCCGAGGGCGCCGATTCGCTTGACGACGCCGGCCGACCCCACATCGACGGCGAGATCCGTCCCGGCGATTTCGTCACCGTCACGGTGACGGAGTCGGCTCCGCACTTCCTCATCGCCGATTCCGGTGTCACGGCGCACCGCCGTACCCGGGCCGGCGACATGTGGGAGGCGGGCAACACCCCGACCACCGCCCCGATTGGCGTGGGGCTAGGCTTGCCCGGTGTGGGACGGCCGTCGACGCCGGCCGTGAACCAGACGATGAACCAGGACAGGGGTTGCGGTTGTGACTGA
- a CDS encoding DUF349 domain-containing protein, translating to MTDNTPTPKPGPRPGPRPGGRPRRPAAPAGTPAVTPVVPRKTDPAKWGRVDDDGTVWVRTGDGERQVGSWQAGAPEEGLAHYGARYDDLATEIELLEARIQSHPEEAATVRASAEELKGQLPDAAVVGDLDALDRRLDIVLVHADEAGEKAKAEKAERRAAAIARKEKLAAEAEDIAENSQDWKAAGDRIRAILDEWKQIRGIDRKTDDQLWKRYSRARDAFNRRRGSHFAELDRNRASARKAKEALIEEAEALQHSTDWGPTAAAYRDLMARWKEAGRAPRDIDDKLWKRFKEAQDTFFGARNAAHAERDKEFEANAEAKDALLAEFDERIRPDKDLDHARSELRKLQERWDEIGFVPRGRVREFEDKIGALERRVADAADSQWRRTDPEAQARVQQFADRAAEFEAKAAEFEAAGKAKKAEEARAQAAQWREWADAAERALEEM from the coding sequence ATGACCGACAACACCCCCACCCCGAAGCCCGGCCCCCGCCCCGGCCCCCGACCGGGAGGACGGCCCCGCCGCCCCGCGGCACCGGCCGGCACGCCCGCGGTGACCCCCGTCGTCCCCCGCAAAACCGACCCCGCCAAGTGGGGACGCGTCGACGACGACGGCACGGTGTGGGTTCGCACCGGCGACGGCGAGCGGCAGGTCGGATCGTGGCAGGCCGGCGCCCCCGAGGAGGGCCTGGCCCACTACGGCGCCCGGTACGACGACCTGGCCACCGAAATCGAACTGCTCGAGGCCCGCATCCAGTCCCACCCGGAGGAAGCCGCCACCGTCCGCGCCTCCGCCGAGGAGCTCAAGGGCCAGCTGCCCGACGCCGCCGTCGTCGGCGACCTCGACGCCCTGGATCGCCGCCTTGACATCGTGCTCGTCCACGCCGACGAAGCCGGCGAAAAGGCCAAGGCCGAGAAAGCCGAGCGTCGCGCCGCCGCCATCGCCCGCAAGGAAAAGCTGGCCGCCGAGGCCGAGGACATCGCCGAAAACTCCCAGGATTGGAAGGCCGCCGGCGACCGCATCCGCGCGATCCTCGACGAGTGGAAGCAGATCCGCGGCATCGACCGCAAGACCGACGACCAGCTGTGGAAGCGCTACTCCCGCGCCCGCGACGCCTTCAACCGCCGCCGCGGCAGCCACTTCGCCGAACTCGACCGCAACCGCGCGTCGGCCCGCAAGGCCAAGGAAGCCCTCATCGAGGAAGCCGAGGCCCTGCAGCACTCCACCGACTGGGGTCCCACCGCCGCCGCCTACCGCGACCTGATGGCCCGTTGGAAGGAAGCCGGCCGCGCACCCCGCGACATCGACGACAAGCTGTGGAAGCGCTTCAAGGAAGCCCAGGACACCTTCTTCGGCGCCCGCAACGCCGCCCACGCCGAGCGCGACAAGGAGTTCGAGGCCAACGCCGAGGCCAAGGACGCCCTGCTGGCCGAGTTCGACGAGCGGATCCGCCCCGACAAGGACCTCGACCACGCGCGTTCGGAGCTGCGCAAGCTGCAGGAGCGGTGGGACGAAATCGGATTCGTGCCCCGCGGCCGCGTCCGCGAGTTCGAGGACAAGATCGGCGCGCTCGAGCGCCGCGTCGCCGACGCCGCGGATTCCCAGTGGCGCCGCACAGACCCGGAGGCCCAGGCCCGCGTGCAGCAGTTCGCCGACCGCGCCGCCGAGTTCGAGGCCAAGGCCGCCGAGTTCGAGGCCGCCGGCAAGGCGAAGAAGGCCGAGGAAGCCCGTGCCCAGGCCGCCCAGTGGCGCGAATGGGCCGACGCCGCCGAGCGCGCCCTCGAGGAGATGTAG
- the miaA gene encoding tRNA (adenosine(37)-N6)-dimethylallyltransferase MiaA gives MGKTETTSDRDLTPIAVIGPTASGKSDLGLALAEEFGGEIVNVDSMQLYRGMDIGTAKLTVDERRGIPHHQLDVLDVVEPASVATYQEEAVADVEAIMARGRVPILVGGSMLYVQALIDDWRFPPTDPAVRAKWEAVQEEVGVEKLHDHLADVDPAAAAIIERRDPRRIVRALEVIELTGQPFGASKPPIDAPPRWGTRILGLGTEAEWLNERIERRTRLMFERGLLDEVEALIGRGLRDGVTASRAIGYAQVLAHMDGEYDLDEAVDRTITGTRRYVRRQKSWFTRDPRVRWLDAAATGGNGVREQALAALG, from the coding sequence ATGGGAAAGACGGAAACCACGTCGGACCGGGATCTCACGCCCATCGCGGTCATCGGACCGACCGCCTCCGGCAAGTCCGACCTGGGGCTGGCGCTGGCCGAGGAGTTCGGCGGCGAGATCGTCAACGTCGACTCCATGCAGCTCTACCGGGGCATGGACATCGGCACCGCCAAACTCACCGTCGACGAGCGCCGCGGCATCCCGCATCATCAGCTCGACGTCCTCGACGTGGTGGAACCGGCATCTGTGGCGACGTACCAGGAGGAGGCCGTCGCCGACGTGGAGGCGATCATGGCCCGCGGCCGGGTCCCCATTCTCGTGGGCGGTTCGATGCTCTACGTGCAGGCGCTCATCGACGATTGGCGATTCCCGCCGACCGACCCCGCCGTCCGCGCGAAGTGGGAGGCCGTGCAGGAGGAGGTCGGCGTCGAAAAGCTCCACGACCACCTTGCCGACGTCGACCCGGCAGCGGCGGCGATCATCGAGCGCCGCGACCCCCGGCGCATCGTCCGCGCCCTCGAGGTCATCGAACTGACGGGGCAGCCGTTCGGGGCGTCGAAACCTCCGATCGACGCGCCGCCGCGTTGGGGCACCCGCATTCTGGGGCTGGGCACCGAGGCCGAATGGCTCAATGAGCGCATCGAGCGCCGCACCCGACTCATGTTCGAGCGAGGGCTTCTCGACGAAGTGGAGGCGCTGATCGGGCGGGGGCTGCGAGACGGCGTCACCGCATCGCGGGCGATCGGATACGCGCAGGTGCTGGCCCACATGGACGGAGAGTACGACCTCGACGAAGCCGTGGACCGCACCATCACCGGCACCCGCCGCTACGTGCGTCGCCAGAAGTCGTGGTTCACCCGGGATCCGCGGGTGCGGTGGCTGGACGCTGCAGCGACCGGCGGCAACGGCGTGCGCGAGCAGGCGCTGGCCGCGTTGGGGTAA
- a CDS encoding energy-coupling factor ABC transporter ATP-binding protein, protein MTVIRFDSVTCDFDGRRALGPVTVELSERRIGIIGPNGGGKSTFVRLINGLTDASSGRVDVGGLDPARKGREVRRNVGFVFSDADNQIVMPTVAEDVAFSLRQRGIAPKDRDGLALSALRRFDLHDHADHSPHLLSGGQKQLLALTSVLVLEPELIIADEPTTLLDLRNRRSLAATFARLDQQLIVVTHDLDFVADFDRVLCIEDGLIVDDGDPRTVIDSYVSRMGA, encoded by the coding sequence ATGACCGTCATCCGCTTCGACTCCGTCACCTGCGACTTCGACGGCCGCCGCGCCCTGGGGCCCGTGACGGTGGAACTGTCCGAGCGGCGCATCGGCATCATCGGCCCCAACGGCGGCGGCAAATCCACGTTCGTGCGCCTGATCAACGGCCTCACCGACGCGTCGTCCGGCCGCGTCGACGTCGGCGGCCTCGACCCCGCCCGCAAGGGCCGCGAGGTCCGGCGCAACGTCGGCTTCGTCTTCTCCGACGCCGACAACCAGATCGTCATGCCCACCGTCGCCGAAGACGTCGCCTTCTCCCTGCGCCAGCGCGGCATCGCACCGAAGGACCGCGACGGTCTGGCCCTTTCCGCTTTACGACGATTCGACCTCCACGACCACGCCGACCACTCCCCCCACCTCCTGTCCGGCGGGCAAAAACAACTCCTGGCCCTGACGTCGGTGCTCGTCCTCGAGCCCGAACTGATCATCGCCGACGAACCGACCACGTTGCTGGATCTGCGCAATCGCCGTTCGCTCGCCGCGACGTTCGCGAGACTTGACCAACAGCTGATCGTCGTCACGCACGACCTCGACTTCGTCGCCGACTTCGACCGCGTCCTGTGCATCGAAGACGGACTCATCGTCGACGACGGCGACCCCCGAACCGTCATCGACAGCTACGTCTCCCGGATGGGCGCCTGA
- a CDS encoding biotin transporter BioY, with protein sequence MQKTAIQSLVYIAAFAALIIVLGAVSIPVGAVGVPIVLQNMGIALAGMLLGWRRGTLSVVLFLAVGLIGVPNLAGFRTTLSALPGTTVGYLVGYIVAALVIGLLTERRPRGNGAMIGLFTAAGLVGVLVQYLFGTFGLMVRAEMGFVEALLVNVPFIPGDIVKVVVAALIAAPVLRAFPDLRANTAATAATAAR encoded by the coding sequence GTGCAGAAAACAGCGATCCAATCCCTCGTCTACATCGCGGCCTTCGCGGCCCTCATCATCGTGCTCGGCGCGGTCTCCATCCCCGTCGGCGCCGTCGGCGTGCCCATCGTCCTGCAGAACATGGGCATCGCACTGGCCGGCATGCTCCTCGGCTGGCGCCGCGGCACCCTGTCCGTCGTGCTGTTCCTCGCCGTCGGACTCATCGGCGTGCCCAACCTCGCCGGATTCCGCACCACCCTGTCCGCCCTGCCCGGCACCACCGTCGGCTACCTCGTCGGCTACATCGTCGCCGCCCTCGTCATCGGTCTGCTCACCGAACGCCGCCCCCGCGGCAACGGCGCCATGATCGGCCTGTTCACCGCCGCCGGCCTCGTCGGCGTGCTCGTGCAGTACCTCTTCGGCACCTTCGGCCTCATGGTCCGCGCCGAAATGGGCTTCGTCGAGGCCCTGCTGGTCAACGTCCCCTTCATCCCCGGCGACATCGTCAAGGTCGTCGTCGCCGCGCTCATCGCCGCCCCCGTCCTGCGCGCCTTCCCCGACCTGCGCGCCAACACCGCCGCCACCGCCGCCACCGCAGCACGATGA
- a CDS encoding regulatory protein RecX produces the protein MEKVAAEGGEPIIDADAEAVKAPIRSRALRLLDQRARSREELRGRLAENEEWPPAAIGEVLDDLTASGLLDDAHFAHEWVRQRHAARGKSRMVLDRELADKGIAPHLRAEALEQITDADESHIARALAAKKAGTISSPPTDRAARDRDLRRVVGVLARRGFAQGMSMVIAREALDARYDELGAR, from the coding sequence ATGGAGAAGGTCGCCGCCGAGGGTGGTGAGCCGATCATCGATGCCGATGCCGAAGCGGTGAAGGCGCCGATCCGCTCCCGGGCCCTGCGGCTTCTGGACCAGCGGGCCCGCTCCCGCGAGGAATTGCGCGGCCGGCTGGCGGAAAACGAGGAGTGGCCGCCGGCCGCCATCGGCGAAGTGCTCGACGACCTGACGGCGTCCGGGCTGCTCGACGACGCCCACTTCGCCCATGAATGGGTGCGGCAACGCCACGCGGCCCGGGGGAAGTCGCGGATGGTGCTCGACCGCGAGTTGGCGGACAAGGGCATTGCCCCGCACCTGCGCGCGGAAGCGCTCGAGCAGATCACCGACGCCGACGAGTCGCACATTGCACGGGCGTTGGCCGCGAAGAAGGCCGGCACCATCTCGTCGCCGCCGACCGACCGTGCCGCCCGGGATAGAGACCTGCGGCGCGTCGTCGGGGTGCTCGCCCGCCGCGGATTCGCCCAGGGCATGTCCATGGTCATCGCCCGGGAAGCCCTCGATGCCCGCTACGACGAATTGGGCGCGCGGTGA
- a CDS encoding Rv2732c family membrane protein, whose amino-acid sequence MTDQNVTPEGSAERDKLAEFRGDLREAERKAGGEIQLGMAVVPVGVLLVGLIFTFFAPHSGVVLGFDVLLDTDVARQYFTMLPERIYSIILLVGILLVIATILSRSAVVAFVAWAAVCIQAVYSIFAGWMRQSRPPSEASEGIGWGLAMGIALSILMAITLSFVVFRKSTFQAALAAARREEVDEDPVLRAQQQYLRAGLIDNTGTDVDAMVDDRRDRSKRRRAKRAEQAEQAEKTEQTPDADEQ is encoded by the coding sequence GTGACTGACCAAAACGTGACGCCGGAGGGCAGTGCGGAACGCGACAAGCTCGCCGAGTTCCGCGGTGACCTGCGGGAGGCCGAGCGCAAGGCCGGCGGTGAAATCCAACTGGGCATGGCGGTGGTGCCGGTGGGCGTGCTGCTCGTCGGGTTGATCTTCACCTTCTTCGCCCCGCACTCCGGCGTCGTCCTCGGTTTCGACGTGCTGTTGGACACCGACGTCGCCCGCCAGTACTTCACCATGCTGCCGGAGCGGATCTACTCGATCATCCTGCTCGTCGGCATTTTGCTGGTCATCGCGACGATCCTGTCGCGGTCGGCGGTCGTCGCGTTCGTGGCGTGGGCGGCGGTGTGCATCCAGGCGGTGTACTCGATCTTCGCGGGGTGGATGCGCCAGTCGCGTCCGCCGTCGGAGGCGTCCGAGGGCATCGGCTGGGGCTTGGCCATGGGCATCGCGCTGTCGATCCTGATGGCCATCACCTTGAGTTTCGTGGTGTTCCGCAAGTCCACGTTCCAGGCCGCGCTGGCCGCCGCCCGCCGCGAGGAGGTCGACGAGGATCCCGTGCTGCGCGCCCAGCAGCAGTATCTGCGCGCCGGCCTCATCGACAACACCGGCACCGACGTCGACGCCATGGTCGACGATCGACGCGACCGGTCCAAGCGCCGCCGCGCCAAGCGTGCGGAGCAGGCAGAGCAGGCTGAAAAGACGGAACAGACGCCGGACGCCGACGAGCAGTAG
- a CDS encoding FeoA family protein, translated as MAIRMMGGRARGHRAADAPEAVVTAAPERTRLSDVAVGDTVVLSAPRTEPQLCRRLAQLGLRAGMSVTVGSKTAGGGRVVKSGTSRYAIDRETLELMDVLR; from the coding sequence ATGGCCATTCGAATGATGGGTGGAAGGGCACGCGGACACCGCGCCGCCGACGCTCCGGAAGCGGTCGTCACCGCCGCACCCGAGCGCACCCGCCTCAGCGACGTCGCGGTGGGGGACACCGTCGTGCTCTCCGCGCCGCGCACCGAACCGCAGCTGTGCCGCCGGCTCGCCCAGCTCGGCCTGCGGGCCGGCATGAGCGTCACCGTCGGGTCCAAGACCGCCGGCGGTGGCCGCGTGGTCAAGTCCGGCACCTCGCGCTACGCCATCGACCGCGAGACCCTCGAGCTGATGGACGTTCTGCGATGA
- a CDS encoding DUF3046 domain-containing protein, with translation MRLADFHRFVEAEFGDAQGPWLLESHVLAEYGATPAELIERGVEPRDVWWALCRDHDVPEERWLGPDD, from the coding sequence ATGCGTTTGGCCGATTTTCATCGCTTCGTCGAGGCCGAGTTCGGCGATGCCCAGGGGCCGTGGTTGTTGGAGTCGCATGTGTTGGCGGAGTACGGCGCCACGCCGGCGGAGTTGATCGAACGTGGCGTCGAGCCGCGGGACGTGTGGTGGGCGTTGTGCCGCGACCATGATGTTCCGGAGGAGCGGTGGTTGGGGCCGGACGACTGA
- the recA gene encoding recombinase RecA, whose amino-acid sequence MARKKATASSGGGDRLKALDVALANIEKDFGKGAVMRLGDDDRPPIRAISSGNIAIDVALGIGGFPRGRIVEIYGPESSGKTTVALHAIAEAQRAGGIAAFIDAEHALDPDYARKLGVDTDNLLVSQPDTGEQALEIADMLVRSGAIDIIVVDSVAALTPKAEIDGEMGDSHVGLQARLMSQALRKMTGAVSNSGTTAVFINQLREKIGVMFGSPETTTGGKALKFYASVRCDVRRIQTLKDGQDAVGNRTKLKVVKNKVSPPFKIAEFDIIYGQGISREGSILDMGVDNGIIKKSGSWFTYEGDQLGQGKEKAREHLRSNPELAAELEDKIKRKLGVGEYTNAAEEPDADAPVDVVPDIDFDDE is encoded by the coding sequence ATGGCCAGGAAGAAGGCGACCGCGTCGTCGGGTGGCGGCGATCGGCTCAAGGCGCTCGACGTCGCGTTGGCGAACATCGAGAAGGATTTCGGCAAGGGCGCGGTGATGCGTCTGGGCGATGATGATCGTCCGCCGATTCGCGCGATTTCCTCCGGCAACATCGCCATCGACGTGGCGTTGGGCATCGGCGGTTTCCCGCGTGGTCGCATCGTCGAGATCTACGGCCCGGAGTCGTCGGGTAAGACGACGGTGGCGCTGCATGCGATCGCGGAGGCGCAGCGGGCCGGCGGCATCGCGGCGTTCATCGACGCGGAGCATGCGCTCGATCCGGATTACGCGCGGAAGTTGGGCGTGGACACCGACAATCTGCTGGTGTCGCAGCCGGACACCGGTGAGCAGGCGCTGGAGATCGCCGACATGCTGGTGCGTTCCGGTGCCATCGACATCATCGTGGTCGACTCGGTGGCGGCGTTGACGCCGAAGGCGGAGATCGACGGCGAGATGGGTGACTCCCACGTGGGTCTGCAGGCGCGGTTGATGAGCCAGGCGCTGCGCAAGATGACCGGAGCGGTGTCGAATTCGGGTACCACGGCGGTGTTCATCAACCAGCTGCGCGAGAAGATCGGCGTGATGTTCGGTTCGCCGGAGACCACCACCGGCGGCAAGGCGCTGAAGTTCTATGCGTCGGTGCGGTGCGACGTGCGGCGCATCCAGACCCTGAAGGATGGCCAGGACGCGGTGGGCAACCGGACCAAGCTGAAGGTCGTCAAGAACAAGGTGTCGCCGCCGTTCAAGATCGCCGAGTTCGACATCATCTACGGCCAGGGCATTTCCCGCGAGGGGTCGATCCTGGACATGGGCGTGGACAACGGCATCATCAAGAAGTCGGGTTCGTGGTTCACCTACGAGGGCGATCAGCTGGGGCAGGGCAAGGAGAAGGCCCGCGAGCACCTGCGCTCGAACCCGGAGTTGGCCGCGGAACTCGAGGACAAGATCAAGCGGAAGCTCGGCGTCGGCGAGTACACGAACGCCGCGGAAGAGCCGGATGCCGATGCGCCGGTCGACGTGGTGCCGGACATCGATTTCGACGACGAGTAG